The window TACTGTCAGCATTTTATACTTTAGACGTTATGTGGTACCATTCTGCAGTCTCTCAAATATCACTCATTGATGCTAATTACAACAGAAGAATGCCATACACGTGATTGTGAAGGTCACCCTTATCCCACATGTGGTCATTTCAATTTCAGTGTCTACTTATCAAATTTTCTGAAAGAAACTCACTGAACAACATAGGCAGTTTTTCCTGTTTATTATATAGTTATTCTAAGGTGGTAAGTGTCACAAAGTTAACTTCAAGAGGAATAACATGGTCCAGTGTGAAACACAAGGTACAACATTTTACAATGAAACCACAGCACAAAGTAACTGAACTTTCAAAATTGGGTAGTTCAATGAAACATTTTGTCAACCCTTAGCTCTATAAAGCTCTGCTGATGGACTTAGttgatggatttaaaaaatatattgctgtgtcaaatgttttaacacaaaatgtttttttttaaagagaatacaCATCCAATCAACTGAAACTGTGAGCAGAAAGTATGTAACCTCTTTATAAAAACGTTATCCAAATTTACAACATTcataatatatttcaaagtaaagagttcttagaaaaaataaactcaattcCTTGCTTACTGATGAGTATCAACTCCTCAAAAACACATCACAGAAAGTTAACTTTCATACTTCTTTGCCTATAACTTTTAGATATCTACTACCCTGGCTTCAAAAACATTTTGTGGCCATATATAATACAAACACTCAGGTATTACATGCATCATTTATACTATCTTGGAATTTATCCATAATCTACTAAAATGAACCACATTTTAAAGACATCATATGTCATGCACCCTTAAAAATTATAGTGAGGGCCTctgatttcctcttttttccaCATGCATAACAGgcacaaaattacaaatatttttcaactgACAGTACAACACGCTATATCAGGCAATTGGTATATTGAATTCAGTGTATCTCTATTTTTCACACTATGCCTCTGTGCAATATTTCAATCAAAGACAGTTGTCACTAACATGCACAAATAGAGATGCTAGCAAGGTTAATGCAAATATGCATAAATGAgcaaatgtatgcatatatagtaAATTCATTCGATTAACATTTTcaagtgtgtatatatttatgtagatatatacacacatacagcaAGTATATTCAAAATTTGTCAACAGTTTAGAGTTTTGAAAGAACATACAGAATCGCCTTACAGGTTATCTGGCTTTGTTATTAAACTTACTTCATATCAAATATACTCtggattttcttctatttatgtTCCAACATTATACTTGACAATCTGCAACTGTatcaatgtttcatttttttagagtATAGTGATTGGCAACCACTACAAGCCATCCATACacacacaatagaaaaaaatcatagtatTCGATCTTGTTaataattgaaaacaaagatATATCAATATAAACATTAATGTTACTTATATTTAATAGTTAACACAATATTGGATTTAgctgaatttcaatttttttataaatCAGTATATCTGAATATTTTGAACCATTTGCCATACCAGTTGAGCAAACtgctttttaatttaaacatGCCCCAACTAATATGTCACAGAGTAACACTTTATTACATGAAGATTTTATGTATAATTCCACAAGAGCCAGTAACTTATAAGGCTGTATCACAAATACTATACTTTACTGTTGATggtttatacacatacacagatactTACAGAAGCATACCCACATACACACCAAGCCTGGCAAATTTACATAAACACCCAAACACCTGTATAGATATATGGCCACATATGAAAAATTTAGCAGTCCAAGAATTAAAATATGTGGAATTTTCAGGAATATTATTCTATATATTCATTCACTTTCATTAAGAAATCTGACTTGCACACTTCAttgtttttaagcaaaaaaaagaaagaaagaaagaaagaaagaaagaaagaaaaagagcccaATCATGTATAGATCTTCAGGGCATGTGTTGGAAATTCCCCGGCTGGTTATgtagggtatatatatatatagtacatcaGCGCTGGTTCAAatggttttagaaaatgttttttggGTTCTTAATATTTAGATGAGCCAATATATGCGCACAGGGATGTATACAGATGAGAGAACCTGACACTTCTTAAAATTCTATGGCAGTACAGAAACTGTCTAGATTTTTCCCCCTGCCTAGTTGattaaacaagacaaaaacacacCATGTGGCTTTCAGCACTATAGTCTTTTGAGTTCACACTGAACttcatactttatatatttttaacttttgcacTTCTAAAATGCTGAAAGCAGGGAAATATTCCTAATATCTTTTTCTACAATGTCTACATCTAAGAAAAAAGTGAGTGCAAGTGAAAAAGTATCGAACTTTGAACTACAGCACGATGTCTTCAGAGCGCATTTAAGGATTATCATTAGGACAAAACTGCGTGGCTTTTGCTGAAGCATTCCCCGCTCAgtagaacaatttaaaaattcattgccgaattttttttataaagaattcTATAAGTAACTCAATCATAAGTGCCTATAAATCACCAATTCTGTTCCACCAATGAACTGAAAACTTCTGTGTTTGTTgctaagaaatttttatttctgctttagttTAATAGAATTATGTTTTGCATAAAAAGAGATCTCAAAGACTATAAATGGTGTGCTGTTTCAATCTCTGAGGGACTTTACTTTCAAAAAGTAAATGATATATATAGCCCCTGAACAGTCCTTTAATAGAAGTCATATGTTCAAGAGATTAAATGCTGTGGAAAGCACTTCCCTTGGAACTGCTTGAATGGAAAGTTGGCCATGATATCTATCGGCAATTAGTACAAGTCCAGTTTCTTTTTGCCCTGTCTAAACAAAGCCATGGGCTCTATATCAATTGGCAATATCTACCACTTAGAACAAATAGCATTTATTGGACCTTTCTAGCAGTAGTTGTCCATAAGATTGACAGTGCAGGGAAGTTAAAAttattggaatttatttttgttctggaCCATCTGACCCCACCAGTTTTAAAGTAACTGTTCCActgctttctttgtatttttggcagtTTAGTCAAATACATACTAATCTTTTATGGACCCAACTGTATTAAGTAATGCATTTTACAAAGACATAACTAAAACAGACACCAGCATAGGCAACCTCACAGATGTTTACTGTTTCAGCTAAAATAAAGCAGCCTTTTGATCTCAGCAGGAGTCTCTGGTCATTTCTATTGGAAACAGTTTTAAAACCTGAAGTCTGGAACAGGTATTATTATGAACTGTTCTTTCAAGATGGAATGTTTCAGTTTGCAGCTCTTGAATAACCTGCCAGAGAAGTGTCTTTCTCTCCAACAGACAGCATAATGAGGCACTAATTATTATAGGGCTAAGTTTTCAAATGCTGTTAGATTGCCTGGacgttttttcttcttcctcttcttttggtTGGAATATTTTATTCACTTGTAAAGTGAGATGGTAACATACGTAACTATAAACCAGATGGTAAAATTTGCTAGTTGAACAATTTATCAGGGAGATAAATCAATAACATTTAAAACAGCGTGTGACAACTGAATTTCTCTCCATcttgaataaaacatttaaaaattgttttcaagtaaaatttgaaaaaaaaaatcatgtaaaagcCTCCAAATGGcatcaaacatttttaatttatcacCTACTGAGATATGTCAAGCCTGGAGAATATCAAAACCATGCTTCACAAGTCTTAAACTGTTAGTGTTTGAACTAGTAAAAGTAAATGACCACTAGGATATGGCTTAAATACAATAGACCATAcacattaaattaatttttaacattcagactttaaaatcattattttatgtttaagcaAAGAcgactataatttttaaaatagaggacTAGAAGAGCAGAATTAGTAGGTTAATGTTTAACAATGGGTTATAATCATAGACTTAATTGGTTTAACACAAAAGGAGTTTTGCATATGAAAATTTCCAAAACACCAGCAAGATTGAGAATTTTTCAGAGTGGAGATTTGGATACTCTGGGCCTGATTTATACAGCACCATTTAAGtgaattttgcttttcaaatggATTTCTTGGAAAAAGTccagacacaattttttttaggtctgtatggaaaaaaaaaaaattcccagctttagtttttacacatttaaaaaattatgtatatgattgtaagaaaaaattatacaatCTATAGCAATGCCATTGGCCAAGTTCTTCATATTGGCATATAGCTTAAGCTAAATTTATACTGTTtctaataaaataactttaaaaaataaaatttacttgacAACAAAAACAAGGCAAGTTCCTAAAGCCTAACTTCAGAGTCTTTATGAGATGTGTCGttgtcataatttttctttttctctcggATGTACTAACCCACAAAACAGTAAGTAGCTTTTTCTACTgtctagggagaaaaaaaatctacccaagtatttttattattttgtaataaaagtaCCTCTAAAAACCAagcaattcaaattttaaaaacaatataaccTTTAGAAAAAATATGCCTGCTAGTGCCGTTTTAATATGCTTTacagaaagtacagaaaaattaTATCTCTATGTCTACttataattaagaagaaaactcCATCTGCAGAAATTCTGGCTCTATATTGCCACATGGTTAGTGTGTTCTTGTACTCAATATTGGGTCCGTGTATGAAATTCATCTAGAGCCAGGCCCTGTACaaaaatctcagcattttgtGTTCAAACTCTCCCCAATCAAATCCATGtgggagatatttttaaaaatctctcaatTTCAAGGTTGAACATCACGAAAAcaaaatgcatacatatttactTTTGGATGATTTGGTCTTTTATCATTTCAAGGTATGCAAAACTCTTTTGTGTATTTTGCTGTAAGACTTTTGCTTCAGAAATGTGAAACCTTCACCCAATCACAAACCATATACATTGCTCCATTGTTTCTTTTACACTGAGTCTCCTACTGAATCCAAGTCATCCGAAGAGAGGGGGCGGTACAGGTCCTGCAAGATGAAGGGCAGTATAGATTTGTTTACTCGGCTTTCTTGGGTGCCCTGTGGCTCTCGTGAGAGCAGCACTGAATGGGCATCCCCAGTTTCTACTATTATTAGACCTTTTCAAGTCACCAACTTGGATTAGGAGGAAAGATAATAATAGAGAAACcatctaaataaacaaaatggtgCTGGTTTCGCCTTATTGGCAAGAAAATGCCTCTTGGTCTACTCATAATCTTTTGCCTTCCTTGATGCCCGTTGAGTTGCATGGCCCCTGAGGTCTGTAAAGGTCAACTCCACTACTATGTGACTAGGCAATTCTTCCTTGACCATTTCCTTCCCATTCTTGGTAGAAAAGGAACGTGCTTACctcacaataaaataatttatcaggAGGCCCAAATGGCGTTCAGCAAATTCTGGTCCCAGAGCAGCAACTCAAATGTTGTAGTTGCATGTGGCATAAAACCCAAGAAAGCATTGCTTTCTCAAAATATTATGTTTGGATGACAGAAAGCGTGTAAAATTAACCCACCTCACCCCAAATCCCTTCCCAATGTTCTTTCCCTGTTCTCCAACCGACCACTCACTCAtcacctcctctctcctttcctaccTCCCCTTCCTGCTACTAGATCTCGGTTGGTAGCCAGGCAACCAGCTCAGATCTGCAGAGAGCGTCTAGAGTTGGCTTTTCTCCGGTTTTGTACCACCCACTCCTCACATCATCTGACTGATCAGATAATCTACAAAAGTCAGTGATGTGGGAGTATAATGGGGAGCTTCATTCAGCCTACATAACACAACACATTTCTTCCTGATGGATTAAGAAATGGGACCAAAAAAAGTTCATGAGTGGGAAAAGAGTCTCCAGGCTCTGCTTCTGTGACCAGTCAAATGCCTGTAGACAGCAACTTAAATAACTCTGCTTCGGAAAAATAGGTTACTTGGTACATTGCCACGAATATGCTTATGAAGAGAAATGTCTGGCATGCAGGTTTTCATTGTATAAGAGTATTCCAAAATGTCAAAAGAGGTaacataaaaatgtgattttaacagaagaaagaaagctgATCAAATTTTGTAATTAATATAAGTAAAAACTAGATTTTCCTATTTGTAAAGAAACCAGTCAAATGtctcaaccttccttttgagaaaaCAGCTCATGttcctgtattttaaaatgggGGCAAGGcgcgcgtgtgtgcatgtgtgtgtatgtgtgtgtgtgtgtgtgtgtgtgtgtgtgttggggtgggggcagtCAACTCATTTTCTTGGCCATGTTGCTAGGcaacacagaaggaaaaaatagaagtagCTACTGTTTTCCAATCTGCAGTAAAAAGAGTTAATTTATTCTTTGAAGTGTCTTCTTTTAGCACATGCCATCTTTCACTTATTTCAGTATTTCCTGCATAGGAGTATAGCCAATCATTTGAGAAGACCATTAACCAAATTTGAAACAGGATCAGTTTTTAGGGATCTTCTAGGCCCATTTTAACTGGGAGGGATTATTTGATGCAGTTGCCTATATGCCAAGATGAAAGCTCCTCTGGCTAAAGCATCTGGGAATGCCTTCATGCACTGACACAGCACATGGATGGGGAGGTTCATTTATGGCCTAAATTCAAAAGCTTGGAAATGGAACCATCTTAGAATATACCCAGTGCCCTGCCTCACAacatgtgctcaataaatgttttcagaTGGTATAAACCCTTTGTCCTCCTAAAacaaatgggattgtttttttctctcaagtaTGGTGTTTGCACTGATCGTTTAAATGGTAAAATGAAGAATCTATAAGAAAGCCATATCTTATAATcattccccaagtgctggaaatGTTAATTATATAAGCCAATAGCCACAGAGCTGAATGGaaattttctgcctcagttgGACAAAATCATACTGAAGTGGAAATACAGAAAGCAGAAGAAGCGAATTCTAGCCCCATTCTGCCAAGAAAGGGACATCTGAGCACAGCTTTACATCCCTAAGCTGGAGGTCTCCTCAATAAATAAGCAAGGAGAGGAGCTCCCATTTGCAGCGGGAATTCCCAATCACTCTTAATGTCAACAACTAAGCATAAACGACACCAATAAATCTTTAATCTGAGTTTAATTAGCTCAAAGAATAAAGACAGATTTCTATGCTAGGTGTACTCTCCAAAGCATACACTCTAAGAGACAGAATGTTCTCAGAAAGAGGGCCCTTCCTGCTCTGTATCCAATGGCGGTCCCTATAGATTGACGCCTCACTGGGTGATGTTCACAAGAAAAGAATGACCGACCAGCTCTTCCTTCACTCAAGGACAGGCCTTTAGGAGAGTAAATAAATTTGGCCAATTCTTGGAGTTGTTCACAAATGATTCCAACACCTTAAAATTCCAAATTAGACTGTGGCCAAGAAGAAACCATAGTGAAAACACTCAAATGGAGGTAGAATGGAATTATTGGGCTTTCTATCTGGAAAGAGgctccttgttttgttttgtgtttccaaTGGAGACCCAGAAAAGATAATAGGCTTATCTAAGATACCACGGCCATTTAGTGGACAAGCTGGCGTCAAATCCCAGGCTTCATCAAACGCTCAAAACAAGTTCCACCTGATGCCAGGTGAATCAGTGAAGAAAGATAACCAAACTTGATATTTGGTGCAACAGGCTCCAAAGGAGATGGGAACCAACTGAATCTCCCCGCCCCGCACTCTTAGACGTCTGGCAGCCTAAAGACACAACCTGTGCAGAAATCTTGAAGAGAGGGCCTTCCATCCTGGATGACACGTAATTTTGTGGAACtcagaagttttgttttaaaacacataataaaagaAACTAAACTCAAGAATCTTGTGTTTGAGTGCAGTAGACTGCAAGGAGTTCTCGCTTATTAAAGTGTTCAGTGAGCACCATCATGAAACCTCCTAGGAGCGTACATTCCCCCCACCTTGCGTCTGAAATCAGGACCATAAAGGGCCTTCCGTTTTTGGCATTGTACCTCCCCCTTTGCCCCCTTCCCactacttttatttttgccttgGTATTACTGGAAAAGACAAACAGTACAGGTTGTGACAGGATAAGAACAGTAGTCTCTCcatcctgaaagaagcactaaccCTCACCCTCTTCCTTAGGGTGGAGAAGCTAACAGTTTCCAGTAACTTTTTCACTGTGGTCTCCAAGCTCAGCCAAATTCTCCATAAATGCAAGTAGtgatgaaaaggtgctcaatgtgGGTTTCATCCACAAAAGCACGTGTCATAGGTTCCCATCCCCTACCTCATGGACCCTCTGCTGCTCTGGGGCCCCATCCATACCATAAGCAATTTTCCACCAGGGCCCTCCCCTCCATTCACAGCACTTCTTCTTTCCCTTAATGGTGATATCTAATCAAACTCATCACAACTAAGAAGGCTTACAAACTAGTGCTAATAAAGCCTGTGCATTCAGAACAGAAAGAGGAGAGTATGTAAAAGTGAAGTAGCAAAGGTGCATTCTTCTCAGAGTTAAGATTTGGACAAGGTTACAGAGAAGCTAAAAGCCCTGAGTTCTAGCTAAACCAAAGCAATAAGCAACCCCTCATTGGTCACCTCCTGTTCTAGCTTAGATATCGCCTAGAGACGAGCAGCACGATTTGCTGGCACCTGTACCTGTCTGCACCAAGGCTGAGACAGGTCTGAAACAAGCAGCTTGCTTATTTCCTTACCCTCTGCTTCCGCAGGCTTCCTGGGCTGGTGGGTGATGGGCTTGGCGACTTGCCTGAGCGCGGAGTAGAGAGCTGACTACCAGGGGTTCCATTaactagaaatacaaagaatcacacacagagaaaaatggCACGTTAAATAATTTTCATGACAAATCATCTTCTGcaagaaataaacaattatatAGAGAGCCATCTACTAGAACTCTAGACACCCTTCCATATGTACACTGAGGAACAGCTTTGGGGAAGTAACCTTCAGAGAGTCACAGTTTTGTAAATCCTGTGTTTCATAGAGCAGCAGgttacagaattattttttaagatgtacCTTTCACAACTTTCCTGATGAATGTATTAATGATGTCTTTAACTGTGCCAGCAGGGACTTTAGGAATGTATGGTCCTGAGACATTTTCAATGAGATTAATCCTTAACTCTTCAGTTTAGCTACCTAGTACTACCCAGCAGGAATAAATATAAGCACAGATCACCAGTGACATTCCAGTGACCTGATAAATAGATCACTGTATTTGTATAATTAATAACTCACTTCTAGAAAAATGTCCTGCATCCACCTGTGTCTTGTCCATCCCCCTAGGCTGATTGTGATGGACCTGCCTTGAACAGGACAGTCATTGGCCACAGACGCTGAGAAACTCCTCACAGTTTCTCTTTGCtgcctttgaaaagaaaaactgctAACAAGTTCAAATCACTGGAATTCTACCCAGTTCTCAAGAGTTTTATGCACATTTTCACTAAACTGAACTAAAGCCACAGAACTCAAGTAAGCCATTCTTTTCTCTAAGTAACATCATCTCTAACAACAGATGAAACACTTAAAGACATGGTTTTATAAAGATGTATCAGGTCACCTCTATTTTACCTGTAAAAATGGCATTACAGCCCCACAGTCAGTGAAGTAGAATTAACCAGGAGACACATAGATTCTTGAGGGTGCAAAATAAATGCTTTCCACAAGGGAGAGCAGCAATGCATTTCACTTACCTTCTATGAGTTCTAACATGGACACAGTCTTAGTGTTGGACCTGAATACCAACGGCGGAATCCCGTCTCAGCACTAAGCCAAGCACCCGCGGAAATGGGAATCGGTTGGATGAGTTTAAGGATGGCTAAGGCTGCTCCCAGAGCAGGCTGAATGAGATGCAGGATTCATCAGCAGATGCCTTTTCTGCGTAAAGCTGACGTCTCCCAAGCAGCAGTGGGAGGTGCAGGTTCTGTCTTAGGCTACATCAAAGGTGTCAATTAAGCCTCTTGCCAACAGCAACCCCCATCCCGACACCACTCCCTTCCGGAAGCCCCAGTGCTGTCAGTACTTTGCACTGAATCATAATGAAGTGGCCCTGGGGGCAAGAGATCCAGTGACTCATCTGAAAATCGAAATGACAATAACTCTTCTAAAGCCTGGTGACTACCAGGTAATCAGGAAACCCTCACACAATTCAGTGGCAAGGTAggatgtttattgatttttcgCACTTGATGTTTTCCCAAAAACTTACAACCCTGGAAAGTGGGAAGCTCCTTGTTTTGTCATCTCCTCCAAAGACCTTAAAAAATGTCACATACCCCATGCTGCATTAATTTGTagttttgcttttgaaatgtatttGGCAACTCCTAAAAATAGAAACCTAAAAAGctatgaatttttgtttgtttgtttgcagagAGAGTGAACTGGAAAGCTGAGAATGCTTTAATTTGCTTGCATGCCACCATCCTGTCTTTGCTGAGTGAACTTCACGCTCGGACCTCATCACATTAGACTTCCTCAGCCAGTAGCCTCTAAGGAAGGGGCTCAGAAATAGAAAAGGATTAAAGACAAGGGCAGAAGCAGAGCCTATAACTAGTAAGAAAGGGATGCCTTACTGGTTGGCTGGAGAACACATTTTgtgaatataatattttctttacccaccCGCATTCTACTGCACATCTTTATGTCATACGTAAAGGCTACATAGATTGGAgggaaaaaatgagcaaatagGGAAGCAAACACAGTGTTAACACTTTTCACTTTGAGACTCTGATCTTATCCAGCtaatggaaaatgaagaaaaagagacaaagggcTCACAAGAAAACAGTCTCAGGAATACCttgctttaaaaagcaaaacaaaacaataaaagcctGTAAGTATTTAGTAAgtatccattgtatgtgtatttttaaggcattttttgaaagacatttatttttattgaaggcATTTTTATGCACCAGTCAATGCACTTAGACCttttatatatgaacatatatgcatCTGTGTGCatcagtatgtatatatattacatcatTTAACTCACAGAATAACTCTATAAGATTGGCAGCATCATTTccacccattttacaggtgaggaaattgaggcttacagATGATGAGTCATTTCACAAGCAAATATGGAGCAGAGCCTAAAATCTAACCTAGGCAGTTCAAAACCTGCAGTCTTACTACTACCTTGCCTTACTGTGCCAGCCCTTTAACCTACAGGTAAACCAGAGAACTAAGCTAGAATTACAATAAAGTATTTTGAGAGGGGAAGTGAGGCAGGATAGTTAGTCAAGGAAGTGACCATGTTCTCGGGATGCAGCATTGGTGGTGACCTCACAGCCAACACAATAAGCCTTGGCATTCACATCATAAATGAGCTCATTTAAGCAAAGCTATCTTCAGGAGGGACTGTCCCTTCTCTAGGGCATgtgcattttgattttaattgTCATCAAACTGACCCTTTGCTCATTTATAGTAAAAAACACAcccctgggtggagatttaagatgctaatg of the Homo sapiens chromosome 13, GRCh38.p14 Primary Assembly genome contains:
- the DCLK1 gene encoding serine/threonine-protein kinase DCLK1 isoform 4 (isoform 4 is encoded by transcript variant 4), whose product is MLELIEVNGTPGSQLSTPRSGKSPSPSPTSPGSLRKQRDLYRPLSSDDLDSVGDSV